In Pyrus communis chromosome 8, drPyrComm1.1, whole genome shotgun sequence, one genomic interval encodes:
- the LOC137743103 gene encoding (2S)-flavanone 2-hydroxylase-like, which yields MAVVELLSLFSILFIVFLLLRPLSASKSQTLLPPSPFALPIIGHFHLLSPLIHQSFYKLSLQFGPLFSLRLGSVPCIVISSPDLAKESLKTHELSFISRSQSIAIERLTYNSSLAFGPYGPYHKFIKKLSLNEFLSSRSVSNFALIRTQEYVRLLRLLAKKAESGEAVNLTEELPKLSYNVIAKMMLGNSKGSSSAEGRDEEARLVVREVTRIFGEFNLSDFVWFCKKLDLQGFGKRIEDTHRRFDALVEKVISEREELRKKNMKNEGGNGGEEVKDFLDILLDILEKGSAECEEVEFTRVHIKALIILLSDDCVVEIKEVGTKYSSPEYAFSYYRVAGNRRLVVESDGPNLPYIQAIIKETLRLHPSVPMIPRKSVQKCNIGNYVIPENTMLFVNAWAIGRDPKYWENPLHFYPERFLAPLSGGGDGASALDVRGQHFQLLPFGTGRRICPGLNLALQMLPALLGAMVQCFDWKVDGVNQKHTNGDERVLEMDERPGVTTPRAHDLICIPVARFDPELYP from the exons ATGGCAGTCGTTGAGCTCCTCTCCCTCTTCTCAATTCTCTTCATCGTATTTCTTCTTCTCCGACCCCTCTCTGCCTCCAAATCCCAAACCCTACTCCCTCCAAGCCCCTTTGCCCTACCCATCATCGGCCACTTCCACCTCCTCAGCCCTCTCATCCACCAATCCTTCTACAAACTCTCCCTCCAGTTCGGCCCTTTATTCTCTCTCCGCCTTGGCTCCGTCCCATGCATCGTCATTTCCTCCCCAGACCTCGCGAAAGAGTCCCTCAAGACCCACGAGCTCTCCTTCATATCCCGCTCCCAGTCCATCGCCATTGAGCGCCTCACCTACAACTCCTCCCTTGCATTTGGACCCTATGGACCTTATCATAAATTCATCAAGAAGCTCAGCCTGAACGAGTTTCTAAGCAGCCGTAGCGTCAGCAACTTTGCTTTGATTCGAACCCAAGAGTACGTAAGGCTTTTGAGGCTGTTGGCCAAGAAAGCTGAGAGTGGTGAAGCAGTTAATCTCACTGAGGAGTTACCAAAGCTTTCCTACAATGTGATCGCAAAAATGATGTTGGGGAATTCTAAGGGGTCTAGTAGTGCTGAAGGCAGAGACGAGGAGGCTAGGCTTGTGGTGAGAGAGGTAACAAGAATTTTTGGGGAGTTTAATTTGTCAGATTTTGTTTGGTTCTGCAAGAAGCTGGATTTGCAGGGATTTGGAAAGAGAATTGAAGACACTCATCGGAGATTCGACGCGTTGGTGGAGAAGGTTATTTCAGAACGTGAAGAACtgagaaagaaaaacatgaaaaatgaaGGAGGCAATGGTGGCGAGGAGGTGAAGGATTTTCTTGACATTTTGCTCGATATACTGGAAAAAGGGAGTGCCGAGTGTGAGGAGGTGGAATTCACAAGAGTGCACATCAAGGCCTTAATCATT TTGCTCTCTGATGATTGTGTCGTTGAAATCAAGGAAGTTGGCACAAAATATTCAAGTCCGGAATA TGCCTTTTCCTATTATCGAGTCGCTGGGAATAGACGGCTAGTTGTAGAATCAGACGGTCCAAACCTTCCATACATACAAGCCATCATAAAAGAAACACTGAGACTGCACCCATCCGTGCCTATGATCCCAAGAAAGAGTGTACAAAAGTGTAACATTGGAAACTATGTGATCCCAGAAAACACAATGCTATTTGTGAATGCTTGGGCCATTGGAAGGGACCCAAAGTATTGGGAAAATCCTTTGCACTTTTACCCTGAAAGATTCTTAGCACCACTCAGTGGTGGAGGAGATGGAGCGAGTGCATTAGATGTTAGGGGGCAACATTTTCAGCTGCTTCCGTTTGGGACTGGGAGGAGGATATGCCCTGGTTTAAACCTAGCCCTGCAAATGCTGCCAGCCCTACTTGGTGCAATGGTTCAGTGCTTTGATTGGAAAGTTGATGGGGTAAATCAAAAGCATACGAACGGTGATGAACGTGTTCTGGAAATGGATGAACGGCCAGGAGTGACAACTCCACGAGCCCATGATTTGATTTGTATTCCAGTGGCACGTTTTGATCCCGAGTTGTATCCTTAA
- the LOC137742146 gene encoding glutelin type-D 1-like, with protein MELDLSPKLAKKVYGGDGGSYFAWSPSELPMLREGNIGASKLALEKDGFALPKYSDSNQVAYVLQGTGVVGIVLPEKEERVLPVKKGDAIALPFGVVTWWYNKEDTEFVVLFLGDTSKAHKRGEFTDFYLNGSNAIFTGFSTEFVGRAWDLEESVVKTLVGRQSGKGIVKLSGVTLPEPKKEHRDGMTLNCEEAPLDVDIKGGGRVVVLNTKNLPLVGEVGLGADLVRLDGSAMCSPGFSCDSALQVTYIVRGSGRVQVVGVDGKRVLETTIKAGNLFIVPRFFVVSKIADPEGLEWFSIITTPNPIFTHLAGSIGCWKALSPQVLQAAFNVDSETEKLFRSKRTSDAIFFPPPK; from the exons ATGGAGCTTGATCTTTCACCCAAGTTGGCCAAGAAGGTGTACGGCGGCGATGGTGGCTCCTACTTTGCCTGGTCACCGTCGGAGCTTCCCATGCTCCGTGAAGGTAACATCGGCGCCTCCAAGCTCGCTCTGGAGAAGGACGGGTTCGCTCTCCCCAAGTATTCTGATTCCAACCAGGTCGCTTATGTCCTCCAAG GTACTGGTGTAGTCGGAATTGTCCTCCCTGAGAAGGAAGAGAGGGTGCTTCCAGTAAAGAAGGGTGATGCCATTGCCCTCCCTTTCGGAGTTGTCACTTGGTGGTACAACAAGGAGGACACTGAGTTCGTTGTTCTTTTCTTGGGTGACACTTCAAAAGCTCACAAGAGGGGTGAGTTTACCGACTTCTATCTCAATGGCTCCAACGCCATTTTCACTGGCTTCTCAACTGAGTTTGTCGGTCGGGCATGGGATTTGGAGGAGAGTGTTGTGAAGACTCTTGTTGGCAGGCAATCCGGCAAGGGCATTGTCAAGTTGAGCGGAGTTACCTTGCCCGAGCCAAAGAAGGAACACCGTGATGGTATGACATTGAACTGCGAAGAGGCTCCCCTGGATGTTGACATTAAGGGTGGTGGAAGGGTTGTGGTCTTGAATACCAAAAACCTTCCTTTGGTCGGTGAGGTTGGGCTTGGTGCTGACCTTGTGAGGTTGGACGGAAGTGCCATGTGCTCCCCTGGATTTTCTTGTGACTCGGCTCTGCAGGTGACTTATATTGTTAGGGGCAGTGGCCGTGTCCAGGTTGTTGGTGTTGACGGTAAGAGGGTGTTGGAAACTACCATCAAAGCCGGTAATCTCTTCATCGTTCCTAGGTTCTTTGTTGTGTCAAAGATTGCTGATCCAGAGGGCTTGGAATGGTTTTCTATCATCACCACTCCCAA CCCAATATTCACCCACTTGGCTGGAAGCATTGGGTGCTGGAAGGCTCTATCTCCTCAGGTGCTCCAGGCTGCGTTCAACGTGGATTCGGAAACAGAGAAACTTTTCCGTTCGAAGAGGACTTCTGATGCAATCTTCTTCCCTCCACCCAAGTGA
- the LOC137742147 gene encoding DNA repair protein RAD51 homolog 4 yields the protein MAPLKSLEAEHPVIDSNFQTFCASHGIFSVEDFLIHDLDELAGSAQQHPTSEKLKQGITEVHSIIDSQHQPWLNGLELLDDALHFKHVLSTGCEGIDLLLRGGLREGQVTELVGPSSSGKTQVCLLSAANVATKHMGTVVYLDTGNSFSPERIVHFVGDISDHAFDQAGQRVFQKVMNNILCHPVFDIFTMFNLLHRLEFSLPSQMRKGEQVRLLVVDSISSLITPILGNSGSQGRALMISAGYLLKKLAHEHNLAVLVTNHTVGGEKGIPKPALGQTWKSIPHVRLLLSGDQGNSTRTISVLRHPSMASGKSTRFTI from the exons ATGGCACCCTTGAAATCTCTGGAGGCAGAGCACCCAGTAATCGACTCAAATTTCCAGACCTTTTGCGCCTCCCATGGCATCTTCTCAG TGGAAGATTTCCTCATTCACGACCTCGATGAATTGGCTGGTTCTGCTCAGCAACATCCCACATCTGAAAAGCTAAAGCAG GGAATTACTGAGGTCCACTCTATCATTGATTCTCAGCACCAGCCATGGTTGAATGGTTTGGAGCTTTTAGATGATGCTTTGCATTTCAAACATGTATTATCAACCGGGTGTGAAGG GATTGATTTGTTACTCAGAGGCGGATTGCGTGAGGGGCAGGTAACTGAACTTGTCGGTCCATCTTCCTCTGGTAAAACCCAA GTTTGCCTACTATCTGCTGCAAATGTTGCAACGAAGCACATGGGTACTGTTGTCTACCTGGACACAGGAAACTCATTCTCACCTGAACGAATTGTGCATTTTGTTGGTGATATCTCTGACCATGCCTTTGATCAG GCTGGACAAAGAGTTTTTCAGAAAGTAATGAACAACATTTTATGCCATCCTGTGTTTGACATTTTTACAATGTTCAATCTCTTACACCGGCTAGAGTTCAGTTTGCCATCTCAG ATGCGGAAGGGAGAGCAGGTGCGGTTGCTTGTTGTTGATTCGATCTCTTCACTAATCACCCCGATTCTTGGGAACAGTGGTTCACAGG GACGTGCTTTGATGATATCTGCTGGATATCTGTTAAAGAAGTTAGCACACGAGCATAATCTTGCAGTACTG GTGACCAATCACACGGTGGGTGGGGAGAAAGGTATTCCAAAACCAGCTCTTGGACAGACCTGGAAGAGCATTCCACACGTGAGGCTTCTTCTTTCCGGTGATCAGGGAAATAGTACCCGCACTATTTCTGTCCTAAGACACCCATCAATG GCTTCTGGCAAGTCTACAAGGTTTACAATATAG